The genome window GAAGTATCGTTCATCGTGAATGCTCTTGTTGATGTCCAACTGAAAATGGATGCATGTCCATGAAACCGTCTCGCCCCTGAATCTTGTCAGCGATCGCGATCGCTGTCGCGGGTGCGAAATGAATGCCACTGCGATAGTGCCCACTGGCAACAAACAATCGTTCGTGATCGCAAAGTGGACTGCTACTAGGAACGGGACCAATGATCGGGAAGCCATCAAACGTCATCGGACGCAACCCCGCCCAACGTGTGACTTCGGGTGCATCGCCCAACAACGGGCAAACGCCGACCGCGAAATCACGTAAGGACTCAATTGCCGTGTCCGTCGTCGTCTGGTCCATCCCCACTTCCTCTTCACAAGAACCGACCAGAACCATGCCATCGCCCCTCGCAATTAGATAGCGATTGCCCACGTTAATCACAATTGGGTTGTCAAACTCGTCACACCGATACAACAGCATCTGCCCGCGAATCGGCACCAACGACTTACCCAAACTAAGAGAATCCGCGATCAGTCCTGTCCGGACACCACCGCACAACACCGTTGCATCGGATTCACCCTGAATCGAATGCAATCTTTGCTCGTCGACGTCTTCCCCGTATCGAAACTCGACACCATTTTTCTGACATCCGGAATGCAGGGCATGCAGCAATCGCGGCGGCCTAACCTGCCACTCATCCGGCACCCACCAAGCTGCCGAATCAGGATGCGTCGCCCCCCAAGTCGAGCTTGCCGACCAAGCTTTTAATTGAGGCTGTTGATCGCAAAGTCGGGCGAGCGAAATGTTCTCACACTCAATCCCCATTTCGTCCCAGTAATCCACCATGCCGATCATGGCGGCCGCTTCCCCAGCAGTCTCGGCAAGATAGTATCCGCCGCAACGTACTAACCCTGTCGAAATCCCCGACGCACGTTCCAGCTCGGCTGCCCAGGCCGGCCACTGAGAATGACTGTATCCACGAAACCGCTCCATCGGATCCGTTGCCCGCTCAAAATTGGCCGGCGGCAAGATACCTCCCGCCGTCCAAGAGGTGCAACGCTGGTCCGGCAAGTTGGCCGAGCTTGCCGTCTGTCGCTCCAAGAGCTGAACGGAACAACCGCGTTTGGATAATTCCCACGCGACAGACAAACCAATCACTCCGCCGCCGACGACAGTGATCTTCAACGATTGTTTTTCAGTACTCATCATCGGTTCGATTGAGATTGGGTTCACTCGGCAGCCAGAATCTGCAAAAGGTCAGTTCTGAAGGCCGCATGCATTCCATCACGGTCTTGAACCTCGAGCTTGCTAAGCAGACCTTCTAGATCATCGTTGGTGTCCACATCGGATCGCTGTTCCAGCAAAGCCACTCTCCACCCCAAACCTTCAACTGCGACCAGCGTCTGGTCCAACACATCCCCGGTACTCCAGGCGATCCCCTGAAACACGGTTTGAATCTCAGCCGCCGACTTGCCGCTGGAAAGTCCGATCAAATAGTATCCACCATCCTCTGCAGGCCCCAGAACGATATCGTGATCATGTAATTGATCCCAGGCCTCGTCGATATCACGCGGCAAAAGTAGCGGGCAGTCCGCCCCAATCAAGACAACGTGCTTCTCCACTTCCTCCGACACGCAGTCCGCATCACCAATCAGCGAACTTTCGGCTTGAGCGGATTCACCCATTCTGTGCTCCGAAGAGTCCGAAGAGGTTGTTGAGTCAGAAGTGTGATCGCTGAAGGAGCGAACCGTGGATGGCACCCCGCCCCTCTCTTCACCCTGCGGCCCCCGCCCAGAAGGTGGGAAGGCAGCCGATTCGCAACGATTCACCGGCTCGAAATCCGATACCTCTCTTTTGCTTTTCAATGGATCCGAATTTTCAGTCAGGCAATCCACAAACCAACGCTGCATTCGACTCCCCAGATCGCCATCGCCCTGGTCCAACACATGCCAAACTCCGTTGCAGATTTCGCTGAATTCAGCGACTGCGGTCGCCGGCGAGACCACCAATTGTCGCAATTCACCGCAAGAACCTAACTGCGTGACAAGCTCACCAACAAAACGGCGGTGCAACTCAGCCGCGATCTTCTGGGCCCGCTGCAGCGCTTCTTCACCGTGATGGACGGCCGCTGGAATAGAATTGGGCTCACCGGACCGGTCGAGCGAGCGTATGGATTCACCGTCGATCATCGATTGAGCAAGACGAGTTTTCACCCGCCCAGCGTCCCAATATTTTGCCATCAACCCCAGGATCCGCTTACGGCTAGGATTCGATCGCTGGAACCTGTTTTCTTCCTGCGTCATGAAAGTAGGGGGCCTTGGCTGGAAACATGCTGTAAAAACGACTAAAAATCATCATCCGGTAGGTGGCGTTCAGCTAAACTGCCGGTAGCTGCTCTACACCAATTGTCTTTCAACCGCATGAACACGAGTTCGGCTCGCCCTGTTTAGTCGGCCCTTGATTCGATGGGATCACGTCCGAATCGTCTATGTCTTCGATTACTTCCGAACGCTTCATCACGATGGTTGCCAAGAGCAACCTGATCGACGAAAAAACGCAAGAGCGTTTTCTGTCGAAGGTGCGGGAAAAGTGTGGCGGAAAGTTACCTTCAAACCCTAAAAAGCTAGCAACCGCTTACCAGCGTGCCGGTT of Neorhodopirellula lusitana contains these proteins:
- a CDS encoding NAD(P)/FAD-dependent oxidoreductase encodes the protein MSTEKQSLKITVVGGGVIGLSVAWELSKRGCSVQLLERQTASSANLPDQRCTSWTAGGILPPANFERATDPMERFRGYSHSQWPAWAAELERASGISTGLVRCGGYYLAETAGEAAAMIGMVDYWDEMGIECENISLARLCDQQPQLKAWSASSTWGATHPDSAAWWVPDEWQVRPPRLLHALHSGCQKNGVEFRYGEDVDEQRLHSIQGESDATVLCGGVRTGLIADSLSLGKSLVPIRGQMLLYRCDEFDNPIVINVGNRYLIARGDGMVLVGSCEEEVGMDQTTTDTAIESLRDFAVGVCPLLGDAPEVTRWAGLRPMTFDGFPIIGPVPSSSPLCDHERLFVASGHYRSGIHFAPATAIAIADKIQGRDGFMDMHPFSVGHQQEHSR
- a CDS encoding TIGR04282 family arsenosugar biosynthesis glycosyltransferase; translation: MTQEENRFQRSNPSRKRILGLMAKYWDAGRVKTRLAQSMIDGESIRSLDRSGEPNSIPAAVHHGEEALQRAQKIAAELHRRFVGELVTQLGSCGELRQLVVSPATAVAEFSEICNGVWHVLDQGDGDLGSRMQRWFVDCLTENSDPLKSKREVSDFEPVNRCESAAFPPSGRGPQGEERGGVPSTVRSFSDHTSDSTTSSDSSEHRMGESAQAESSLIGDADCVSEEVEKHVVLIGADCPLLLPRDIDEAWDQLHDHDIVLGPAEDGGYYLIGLSSGKSAAEIQTVFQGIAWSTGDVLDQTLVAVEGLGWRVALLEQRSDVDTNDDLEGLLSKLEVQDRDGMHAAFRTDLLQILAAE